A region of the Exiguobacterium aurantiacum DSM 6208 genome:
TCTATCCGCTCCGGGTCCGGCTTTATGAACGGATGGGCTGGCTTATGTGCACCGTCGACGCGACGACGGTCGACCGGAGCGAAGAGCATCCCTTGTTCGAGCGCATGGTCGCCGCTGTGTTCGAACGGATCGTCCGCCATTTGTACCACGCCTACGATTTCCACTTGTTGACGTATATCGGTAACACCGGCAACTATATCGCCCCGAAAGACTCGGAGACAGGAGAAATCGTCCGTCTGCTCGCCCAAGTATGGAACGACCGCTCCTATTTGCATCTCGAGACGTACGAGGAGTATCCGGCCTTGTACGTGACGCCGCCATGGGCCCACCAGGCGTACGCGTTCGAGAGCACGGATGATGAGTGGATCGTCTACGCCGGGCGGAGCGGGCGACCGGCGACGGACTACCGTGCTGACGGGACCGAGCTTCGGCCCCACCGGCTTAGTGAAGGGGATTTATTCTTCCCGGTCGATCGCATCTCAAAAGAACGAGGGCCGCTCGCACTCGCGGAATGGCTCCGGCTCGAGCGGCGGGAAGTCGAGGACTTCATGCTCGCCTTCATGCGGACAATCCGGAAATTCGATCCCTCGTTCGGTTTTGCCTGGGGCGGGACGGAGACGTTCTTCCACGGCGTGCCGGTCGAGCCATATGCCCAAGTGCTTCGGCTCGAGAGTGGCAAGCGCCGTTATCGCGTCATGAACAACTCTGCCAAGCGCTTGTTCGCCGTCGCCGATGACCCGAATGCTTGCTTGAACGAGGTCGAACAGACGTTACGGACGGTACGGCTGCCAGACCATCGCGTCTCTGCGCTCGGTCAACTCGTCATGGGGATTTGGCAACAGTTCGAGTCGGACGAGGCCACGTATATACAGGAAGTGGCGTACCGCGGTATTTCCAAATTTCAAATTGAAGAGAAAATCGGACATGCGCTCGCCAACCAAAAACGTGTCCGGTGGATCGAGAAGACCGACCCCCATCAGTCGGTCATCGAATACGCGCATTTACGCGTCTCGTTCCCGAAACGGCCGCCTGGACTCGTCACTGTCGAGCCGCTCGAGTCTCCTTATGAAAGAGGTGCCTTATGAGAATTGTCGATGCTAGAGCGATGCCGATCAGCCATGAGGATTTGATCGCCGTCACCGACTCATCCGTCTACTATCGCGAAAAGTCAGGAGAGACAGGTTTCTCCATCTATCGTTTCGATGAGGTGGACGGGGCCGTCACCAAGATCAACCGGCGCCCTTATGAAGACTACGGAATCTCTAAACTGTTCATGAGCAACGGCCGCGTCTACTTTTTGAACGAGACACCGGACCGGTCGGGTGTCGTCCGGACCGAGCTCGTCGCGCTCGACTATCGTTCCGGCCGTGAAGACGTGCTCGCCACGTTCGAGAAACGTGGCAACAGCACACTCTATTGGGCGCTCGCGGATCGTTACTTCCTCTTTTTGACGAACTATGAATCGACAGACGAGGCGTGGCTTTTTGACGCCGAGACGGGCCGCCAAGAGCGGATTCGCGATGAGCGGCTCATCGGTCAGGCCGGACGTTTCCGGGAACTGTATTTGTTCACGACCGAGTTCGAAGGGGTCCCGTATGTCGTCTGCAACGCCCGGCTCGACGAATTCGATTATTATGACGCGCTAGAATCGGGCCGGGTCTCCCCGGACGACCCGATCGACCATTCGGAGGCGATCCTCGTCTGCTCTCTCGATGAGGCCGTCGAATCGATTTGGGCCAAGGCGGAAGAAGTTCCATTCGAGGACTTGATTCGGCTACACGGGGAAGGGGACACGGTTCAGTATCTCGGAGAGAAAGATGGGCATCTCCGGTTCGCGGCGTTCATCGATGAGGCGAACGAAGAGACGATTTACGAACTGACGGCACCTGACGTATTGCGTGAGGTCGGGGTCATCGATTGGGGCGCTTACGAACCGATCGACTTCACGTACGATGATGTCGGCTCGACGATCTTCATCAAAGTCGAAGAGTCGGCAGAGCATACGGAGCTCATCGATGCGACGACGGGCGCGCGCTTTTTGGACACGGCCCCGTTCGAACGCGTGCTCGCCGGGACATACTTCGTCCATGAATCGGCAGAGGGCGAACGCGGGGGCGTCAGCATCTTCCATCTCGAGGCGAACGAACGTCAGTCGTTCGAGGACGCTTACTATACGGTGCTCGATCACACGATCGTCATCTTGTCGACACGACAATTGTGAAAAGACACGGTTCCTTGAAACATAGGAATCGTGTCTTTTGAATGTGGTTTACATAATAATTTATCGTAAACCTGTTATCGCTTGTTTTTTCTTCTCATCCCCGATATGGGCATACACTTGTGTCGTCGCGACCGATTCGTGGCCGAGCAGCTGTTGAATCGTCAAAACGTCGATACCGGCCATCGCCAAGCGCGAGGCGAACGTATGGCGAAGTTTGTGCGGGGTCACTTGTTTATGGACGAGGAAAGGCAAATACGATTTCAACCGATCGATATGGCCCTTCAACATATGCTGCACCGTCCGCACGGCGATTCGTTTCCCGGATACCGACTGGAGTAACGGTCCGACGCGCGGGCCTGGCGACTGTTCAAGCAGAGCGATCAACGGGGCCGCGAGCGGAAGGAGTCGTTCCTTATCGCCTTTCCCGATGACACGGATCGTCCCGGTCGTCAGATCGATATCGCTCCAATCGAGACCGGTGAGCTCTGAGACGCGCATCCCGGTGAGTCCGAGCAGTTGGATGATGAGGAAATCCCGGTCCCGGTTCCGTTCGAACCAAGCCGCCTCACGGTCGGACATGCCGACGTTGCTGCGGACGAGCGTCGAGAAGTCGAGCCATTCCTGCTCGGTCAAATAGACCGGGTTGCGCTTGGCACGTTTCGGCCGCTCCACGGCTTGAAACGGGTTCGTCGTCGTGACGCCGCTCTCGATCAAAAAGTTGAAGAGCGACTGCATCGAGGACAACTTCCGGTTGATCACGCTCGGTGCGTTGTCGAGTTCGAGGGCGAGGTAAGTCGCGTACGCGTCGGCACCGGCGTGGTCGAACTCGATGAACGACTCGGCCTCGATGGTGGAAGGGTCGACTTCTGCCGCGCTCGCCATCTCGACCCATCGGAAGAAGTCCAAAAAGTCGTATAAATAGCGTTGGGCGGTCTGTTGCGAATAGTGCTTGGCCGCCATATGGTTCAAAAATCGTTGGATGAAACCGGGCATCCGCTCGTATCCGTTCAAGTCAAAACGGCGTGAAGCGGCTTGTGCCGGCGCTTGGCCGAGTTGACGAAACAAACTCAATAGAAATCACTCCTTCATGAACTAATCGACGTGATGACCCGGTCTTTTCCGGCCTGTTTCCCAGCCCGGAGCCGGTCATCGGCCTCTTTTACGAGCGTCTCGACGCACTCTTCCGTGGTGCCGTCGCGATAAGAGACGCCGAACGTCATCGTCACGTGTAACCGCGACCCTTCAAAGATCGTCTCGTTGGATTTGATACGGGTGCGCAGCTCGTCGAGGGTCTTCGTGACTTTCTCTTCCGATTGGCCGGCGATGAACAAGAGGAACTCCTCACCGCCCCAACGGACACAGATGGCATCGGTCCACGTCAAGGTGGCGGCGACGTGCTTCAAGACGAGGTCGCCGCAGTCGTGCCCGTACCGTTCATTGAACGCTTTGAAGTGGTCGATGTCAGCGAGGGCGACGGCGTAAGGCCGACCCGCCGCGACGGACCGCTCGATCGCCGTCTCGATATGGGCCGATCCGGTCATGCGATTGTAAAGACCGGTGAGACCGTCGCGCGAAGCGAGCGTATGCAGGCGGTCGTTCGTCCGTTCGAGCTCGGACGTCACCTCGACGACAGACCCTTCGAAGATAAACGAGAGCACCGCGATGAGGCCGATCGTCGACAAGAGGCAAAAGAGGCCGAGTGTTTGCTCGAGCGACGGCGCGAGCGGTTCGGTCCCGGTCGTCGCATTCACGTACAGGAAACCGTAGATGGCCATGGCGACGCCCGTCGTCGCGATGCGGACGAGTCGACTGACGTTCGGCATGAAGAACACGCCGTAAGCGGCCATGATGATGAAATAATGCACGTTCGCGTCCCAGCCAAGGACGATCGTCGAGATGACCGCGTTATAGACGACCTCGACGAATAGGCCGGTGAAGAACATGCGATAGTAGCGCTTATGTACGAAGTAAAAAGAAATCGTGTAGTAGATGACGCTCGCGACGTTCGACCAGGCGAGCAGGCCAACGTCTAGTCGCCAAAATGTAATCAAGAACACGACGTGAATCAACCATGCGAGCGCGTTCCCGTACAAAGTGATGCGGTAGTTGTATAACGTCCCGCGACGTTCCTCATAGGCAGTTCCCACGTGAACACCTCCTTTTACCAGTATACCGAACTCACCTCCGTTTGCCCATGCAAGTTCGTGAAATCACGTCAATCTGTCTGTCGAGAACCGCTAAGAACGGTCCGTATAATTGCGTGAAATAGATATTTCACGCAATGTTTCTCGGGAGCGTGGTTAATCGCGTAACGACAGTAGTTATCTGGAAGTGAAATAATAAACCGCTTAACATGGTTTACATAATATTTTATAGTGAACCAATTGAT
Encoded here:
- a CDS encoding tyrosine-type recombinase/integrase translates to MSLFRQLGQAPAQAASRRFDLNGYERMPGFIQRFLNHMAAKHYSQQTAQRYLYDFLDFFRWVEMASAAEVDPSTIEAESFIEFDHAGADAYATYLALELDNAPSVINRKLSSMQSLFNFLIESGVTTTNPFQAVERPKRAKRNPVYLTEQEWLDFSTLVRSNVGMSDREAAWFERNRDRDFLIIQLLGLTGMRVSELTGLDWSDIDLTTGTIRVIGKGDKERLLPLAAPLIALLEQSPGPRVGPLLQSVSGKRIAVRTVQHMLKGHIDRLKSYLPFLVHKQVTPHKLRHTFASRLAMAGIDVLTIQQLLGHESVATTQVYAHIGDEKKKQAITGLR
- a CDS encoding GGDEF domain-containing protein; translation: MGTAYEERRGTLYNYRITLYGNALAWLIHVVFLITFWRLDVGLLAWSNVASVIYYTISFYFVHKRYYRMFFTGLFVEVVYNAVISTIVLGWDANVHYFIIMAAYGVFFMPNVSRLVRIATTGVAMAIYGFLYVNATTGTEPLAPSLEQTLGLFCLLSTIGLIAVLSFIFEGSVVEVTSELERTNDRLHTLASRDGLTGLYNRMTGSAHIETAIERSVAAGRPYAVALADIDHFKAFNERYGHDCGDLVLKHVAATLTWTDAICVRWGGEEFLLFIAGQSEEKVTKTLDELRTRIKSNETIFEGSRLHVTMTFGVSYRDGTTEECVETLVKEADDRLRAGKQAGKDRVITSISS